A stretch of Candidatus Sulfotelmatobacter sp. DNA encodes these proteins:
- a CDS encoding NAD(P)-dependent oxidoreductase: MKIAVIGASGRVGSRIVDEALARGHQVTAIVRDVDKVAPRPHLVARAGDVKDPAALAKVLAGHDVVVSAVRFVDTDPAALIAAVKASGVPRYLVVGGASSLLVAPGKELGDQPDFPEAYKPEANAGRQFLRMLRAEPELVWTFLSPSAFFAPGERTGHFRTGDEMLLTGPDGKSAISMEDYAIAMLDEIEHPAHERARFTVGY; this comes from the coding sequence ATGAAGATCGCCGTCATTGGAGCCAGCGGACGCGTGGGCTCGCGGATCGTCGACGAAGCGCTCGCGCGCGGACACCAGGTCACCGCGATCGTTCGCGACGTCGACAAGGTCGCGCCGCGACCGCACCTGGTGGCGCGCGCCGGCGACGTCAAGGATCCCGCCGCGCTGGCGAAGGTGCTCGCCGGTCACGACGTCGTCGTCAGCGCGGTGCGATTCGTCGACACCGACCCCGCGGCGCTGATCGCAGCCGTCAAGGCGTCGGGTGTTCCGCGCTACCTGGTCGTCGGCGGTGCCAGCAGCTTACTGGTCGCGCCGGGAAAAGAGCTGGGCGATCAACCGGATTTTCCGGAAGCGTACAAGCCCGAGGCGAACGCGGGGCGGCAGTTCTTGCGCATGTTGCGCGCTGAGCCGGAGCTGGTATGGACGTTTCTCTCGCCGTCGGCGTTCTTCGCGCCGGGCGAGCGCACCGGGCACTTTCGCACCGGTGACGAGATGTTGTTGACGGGTCCCGACGGGAAGAGCGCGATCTCGATGGAGGACTACGCGATCGCGATGCTCGACGAGATCGAGCATCCCGCGCACGAACGCGCGCGCTTCACCGTCGGATACTGA
- a CDS encoding cupin domain-containing protein yields MADERWKFDGVRVVAGCDLDPNTPQTQGMNRAAAITRATAGAEKLWAGTVVIEPDAKTGAHHHGALESVIYVVRGKARMRWGEALEFTAEAGPGDFIFVPPYVPHQEINASAGEPLECVLVRSGQEPVVVNLDIPVVEKPETVHWIDDIHRRAHTDI; encoded by the coding sequence ATGGCCGATGAGCGCTGGAAGTTCGACGGGGTGCGGGTCGTCGCGGGCTGCGACCTCGACCCCAACACCCCCCAGACGCAGGGGATGAACCGGGCGGCCGCCATCACCCGGGCCACCGCCGGGGCCGAGAAGCTCTGGGCCGGGACCGTCGTCATCGAGCCGGACGCCAAGACCGGCGCCCACCACCACGGGGCGCTCGAGAGCGTCATCTACGTCGTACGCGGGAAGGCCCGGATGCGCTGGGGCGAGGCGCTGGAGTTCACCGCCGAGGCCGGCCCGGGCGACTTCATCTTCGTGCCGCCCTACGTGCCGCATCAGGAGATCAACGCTTCCGCCGGCGAGCCGCTCGAGTGCGTGCTCGTTCGCAGCGGCCAGGAGCCGGTGGTCGTCAACCTCGACATCCCGGTGGTCGAAAAGCCGGAAACCGTGCACTGGATCGACGACATCCACCGCCGGGCTCACACGGACATTTAA
- a CDS encoding transglycosylase SLT domain-containing protein produces MSALPAAARPVPPVEASYAAVLRSINPHLPVGQARAYARSIVKDATRTHLDPRFIMSIVTVESHWEANAISRVGARGLGQLMPHTAALLGVNAWSPYDNLRGTASYLKSLVATFAGHKNAMSLAIAGYNAGPKAVQKYHGIPPYAETQTYVTRVLHMWNILRGKVGRAFAPGPAAVAVRRVAPPDEREWISGRDTIVPPVVPAAVNPTTTAPAASTDAATNGASATSTVPATTTAPVAPSATTSATN; encoded by the coding sequence TTGTCCGCCCTTCCCGCCGCTGCTCGCCCGGTTCCGCCGGTCGAGGCCAGCTACGCCGCCGTCCTCCGCTCCATCAATCCGCATCTCCCCGTCGGCCAGGCCCGTGCCTACGCGCGCTCCATCGTCAAGGACGCCACCCGCACGCACCTCGATCCCCGCTTCATCATGTCGATCGTCACCGTCGAGTCCCACTGGGAAGCCAACGCGATCTCGCGCGTGGGCGCTCGTGGCCTCGGCCAGCTGATGCCGCACACCGCGGCGCTGCTCGGCGTGAACGCGTGGAGCCCGTACGACAACCTGCGCGGCACCGCGAGCTACCTCAAGTCGCTGGTGGCGACGTTCGCCGGCCACAAGAACGCGATGTCGCTGGCGATCGCCGGCTACAACGCCGGCCCGAAGGCCGTCCAGAAGTATCACGGGATCCCGCCCTACGCGGAGACGCAGACCTACGTGACCCGCGTGCTGCACATGTGGAACATCCTGCGCGGCAAGGTCGGCCGGGCGTTCGCGCCGGGACCGGCCGCCGTCGCGGTCCGCCGCGTCGCGCCGCCCGACGAGCGCGAATGGATCAGCGGCCGCGACACGATCGTGCCGCCGGTCGTCCCCGCGGCGGTCAACCCGACCACGACGGCGCCGGCCGCGAGCACCGACGCGGCCACCAACGGCGCGTCGGCGACGAGCACCGTCCCCGCGACCACGACGGCACCCGTCGCCCCCTCGGCGACGACCAGCGCGACGAACTGA
- the thiC gene encoding phosphomethylpyrimidine synthase ThiC, whose amino-acid sequence MATMLPPSNDVLSREPFPNSRKGYAQGSDPSIQVPFRAITLTDGTIHTVHDTSGPFTDPDVGIDVRAGIAPIREPWIARRDDTDVLAKASSIYRLGREAMPELDAIRFPSPRPIRRARNGGNVSQMHYARRGEITPEMEFVAIREGVEPELVRSEIARGRAVLPANVNHLELEPTIIGRNFLVKINANIGNSAISSSIEEEVEKMVWASRWGADTVMDLSTGKNIHETREWIVRNSPVPIGTVPIYQALEKVGGKAEELTWEIYRDTLIEQAEQGVDYFTVHAGVLLRYVPLTADRITGIVSRGGSILAKWCLAHHQENFLYTHFDEICEIMKAYDVTFSLGDGLRPGCTADANDAAQFGELDTLGELTQIAWKHDVQVMIEGPGHVPMHLIKENMDRQLAVCHEAPFYTLGPLVTDIAPGYDHITSGIGAAMIGWMGTAMLCYVTPKEHLGLPDKDDVKTGVITYKLAAHAADVAKGHPGARHRDDVLSKARFEFRWEDQFNLSLDPDTARSMHDETLPAPGAKVAHFCSMCGPHFCSMKITQDVREYAASGMAEKSAEFLAKGAEVYVEQP is encoded by the coding sequence ATGGCGACCATGCTGCCCCCGTCCAACGACGTGCTCTCCCGCGAGCCGTTCCCGAACTCGCGCAAAGGCTACGCGCAGGGGAGCGATCCGTCGATCCAGGTGCCGTTCCGGGCCATCACGCTGACCGACGGCACGATTCACACCGTGCACGACACCTCGGGGCCGTTCACCGATCCCGACGTCGGCATCGACGTGCGGGCCGGCATCGCCCCGATCCGCGAGCCGTGGATCGCACGCCGCGACGACACCGACGTGCTCGCCAAGGCTTCCTCGATCTATCGGCTGGGCCGCGAGGCGATGCCCGAGCTGGACGCGATCCGCTTCCCCTCGCCGCGGCCGATCCGCCGCGCGCGCAACGGCGGCAACGTCTCGCAGATGCACTACGCGCGGCGCGGTGAGATCACGCCGGAGATGGAGTTCGTCGCCATCCGCGAGGGCGTCGAGCCCGAGCTGGTGCGCAGCGAGATCGCGCGCGGCCGCGCCGTGCTGCCGGCCAACGTCAATCACCTCGAGCTCGAGCCGACGATCATCGGCCGCAACTTCCTGGTCAAGATCAACGCCAACATCGGCAACAGCGCGATCAGCTCGTCGATCGAAGAAGAGGTCGAGAAGATGGTGTGGGCGAGCCGCTGGGGCGCCGACACCGTCATGGACCTCTCGACCGGCAAGAACATCCACGAGACGCGCGAGTGGATCGTACGCAACAGCCCGGTCCCGATCGGCACGGTGCCGATCTATCAGGCGCTCGAGAAAGTCGGCGGCAAGGCCGAGGAGCTGACCTGGGAGATCTATCGCGACACGCTGATCGAGCAGGCGGAACAGGGCGTCGACTACTTCACCGTGCACGCGGGCGTGCTGCTGCGCTACGTGCCGCTGACGGCCGACCGCATCACCGGCATCGTCTCGCGCGGCGGCTCGATCCTGGCCAAGTGGTGCCTCGCGCACCATCAGGAGAACTTCCTCTACACGCACTTCGACGAGATCTGCGAGATCATGAAGGCGTACGACGTGACGTTCTCGCTGGGCGACGGGTTGCGGCCCGGCTGCACCGCCGACGCCAACGACGCCGCGCAGTTCGGCGAGCTCGACACGCTCGGCGAGCTCACGCAGATCGCTTGGAAGCACGACGTGCAGGTGATGATCGAAGGCCCCGGCCACGTGCCGATGCACCTGATCAAAGAGAACATGGATCGCCAGCTGGCCGTCTGCCACGAGGCGCCGTTCTACACGCTCGGCCCGCTCGTCACCGACATCGCGCCCGGCTACGACCACATCACCAGCGGCATCGGCGCCGCGATGATCGGTTGGATGGGAACCGCGATGCTGTGCTACGTCACGCCGAAAGAGCACCTGGGCCTGCCCGACAAGGACGACGTCAAGACCGGCGTCATCACCTACAAGCTCGCGGCGCACGCCGCGGACGTCGCCAAGGGACATCCGGGCGCGCGCCATCGCGACGACGTGCTCTCCAAGGCGCGCTTCGAGTTCCGCTGGGAGGATCAGTTCAACCTGAGCCTCGATCCCGACACGGCGCGCTCGATGCACGACGAGACGCTGCCCGCACCGGGTGCGAAGGTCGCGCACTTCTGCTCGATGTGCGGACCGCACTTCTGCTCGATGAAGATCACCCAAGACGTGCGCGAGTACGCCGCGTCGGGGATGGCGGAGAAGTCCGCCGAGTTCTTGGCCAAGGGCGCCGAGGTCTACGTCGAGCAGCCGTAG
- a CDS encoding AAA family ATPase: MANIVPMVSVPSTSERSGRRAAGQVLRLTRIELENWRNFQRAAVDLSRRAFIVGPNASGKSNFLDAFRFLNEIVSVGGGLQAAISQRGGISRLRSLLARQNSDIVLRTTLGTDEDPRRWQYELVFNLSSRAARAVPVVKMERAWRDGELVLDRPDDSDKIDRIRLRQTALEQIAANVEFRPIADLFQSIRYLHIVPQLVRDPDRSVGRLDDPYGGDFLETIARTPKREQETRLKRITDALKIAVPQLADLKLERDKASGKPHLIGKYAHWRPQGAWQREDQFSDGTLRLIGLLWAILDVRGPLLLEEPELSLNEAIVRQIPSFIYRMQQRSGRQVLLSTHADEMFIDSGIGADEVLLIRPTPDGSTIVSGATVDKVRAVLQAGDTLAEALRPLVKPPKLDQLSLFAPLE; the protein is encoded by the coding sequence GTGGCCAATATTGTCCCGATGGTTAGCGTCCCGTCGACTAGTGAGCGCTCGGGCCGAAGAGCTGCGGGCCAGGTTCTGCGGCTCACACGAATAGAGCTGGAGAACTGGCGTAATTTTCAACGCGCCGCAGTCGATCTTTCACGCCGCGCTTTTATCGTTGGCCCCAATGCATCGGGGAAATCCAACTTCCTGGACGCCTTCAGATTCCTGAACGAGATCGTGAGCGTCGGCGGAGGCCTTCAGGCTGCGATCAGTCAACGCGGGGGCATTTCGCGGCTCAGAAGTTTATTGGCGCGACAAAACTCCGACATTGTTCTGCGAACAACGCTGGGCACCGATGAGGATCCTCGTCGGTGGCAATACGAGTTGGTGTTTAACTTGTCGAGTCGGGCGGCGCGAGCAGTACCCGTGGTAAAAATGGAGCGCGCGTGGCGAGATGGTGAACTAGTACTAGACCGTCCCGATGATTCAGATAAGATCGACCGAATTCGGCTAAGGCAAACAGCTCTAGAGCAAATTGCCGCGAATGTGGAATTCCGTCCAATTGCGGACCTTTTTCAATCGATCCGATACTTGCACATTGTCCCACAGCTAGTTCGGGACCCCGATCGCTCGGTTGGGAGATTGGACGACCCGTACGGCGGCGACTTTCTTGAGACGATCGCCCGAACCCCCAAGCGTGAACAGGAAACGCGGCTGAAGCGCATCACGGATGCTCTCAAGATCGCCGTGCCTCAGCTTGCTGACCTTAAACTTGAACGCGATAAAGCGAGCGGCAAGCCACACCTTATCGGAAAATATGCGCACTGGCGCCCCCAAGGAGCCTGGCAGCGCGAAGACCAGTTTTCTGATGGGACGTTGAGGCTGATTGGGCTGCTCTGGGCGATTCTTGATGTCCGCGGCCCGCTTCTACTAGAAGAGCCCGAATTATCGTTGAACGAGGCGATCGTTCGCCAAATTCCGAGCTTTATCTATCGGATGCAGCAGCGCAGCGGCAGGCAAGTTCTTCTCTCGACGCACGCTGACGAAATGTTTATAGACTCGGGGATTGGAGCAGATGAAGTCCTCCTCATCAGGCCGACACCCGATGGATCTACAATTGTGTCGGGTGCGACAGTCGACAAGGTTCGCGCCGTTCTCCAAGCCGGCGACACGCTGGCAGAGGCTCTGCGGCCGCTCGTAAAGCCACCGAAACTGGATCAACTGTCACTATTTGCTCCTCTCGAATAA
- a CDS encoding DMT family transporter translates to MTRTQRAVLLVALAQLAIGAAAIFARFALVTGGPLAVSAARLALAAVPIVALAAWRGRLRRIDDRTEWRLVLAGLVLALHFATWISSLRFASVAISTLLVCSVPVWTEIIEAVRRRRIDPVASASIVGALLGVAIVVGAPDRANTPLGIALALVGALAFAAYLLVVRGTDPRYDTLAVISRTYPVAAIALALAASALRDPLPAAGDWRGWAGILAMALLSQLFGHTALNAAVRVLSATFVATMTLLEPVIAAVLAAWLFAERLGPLTALGAIVILGAIALAIRDLPGIGETPAP, encoded by the coding sequence TTGACAAGGACACAGCGGGCGGTCCTCTTGGTCGCGCTGGCGCAGCTTGCGATCGGTGCGGCCGCGATCTTCGCGCGCTTCGCGCTGGTCACGGGGGGCCCGCTGGCCGTCTCGGCGGCGCGCTTGGCTCTCGCCGCGGTCCCAATCGTCGCGCTGGCGGCCTGGCGCGGCCGGTTGCGGCGGATCGACGACCGCACCGAGTGGCGCTTGGTCCTCGCGGGACTCGTGCTCGCGCTGCACTTCGCGACCTGGATCTCCTCGCTGCGCTTCGCCTCGGTCGCGATCTCGACGCTGCTGGTGTGCTCGGTCCCGGTGTGGACGGAGATCATCGAGGCCGTGCGCCGCCGGCGCATCGATCCGGTCGCGAGCGCGAGCATCGTCGGCGCGCTGCTCGGCGTGGCGATCGTCGTCGGCGCGCCCGATCGCGCCAACACGCCGCTCGGCATCGCGCTCGCACTGGTCGGCGCGCTCGCGTTCGCCGCGTATCTGCTGGTCGTACGCGGCACCGATCCGCGGTACGACACGCTGGCCGTCATCTCGCGCACCTATCCGGTCGCCGCTATCGCGCTCGCGCTCGCGGCGTCGGCGCTGCGCGATCCGCTGCCGGCGGCGGGGGATTGGCGCGGCTGGGCTGGTATTCTCGCGATGGCCCTGCTCTCGCAGCTGTTCGGCCACACCGCGCTGAACGCGGCCGTGCGCGTCCTCTCGGCGACCTTCGTCGCCACCATGACGCTGCTCGAGCCGGTCATCGCCGCCGTGCTGGCAGCCTGGCTGTTCGCCGAGCGGCTCGGCCCGCTGACGGCGCTCGGCGCGATCGTCATCTTGGGCGCGATCGCGCTGGCGATTCGCGACCTGCCCGGGATCGGGGAAACACCGGCACCATGA
- a CDS encoding MDR family MFS transporter, whose amino-acid sequence MTERKTSPFLISLTVMLGMIMAIIDATIVNVALATIAGNLGASIDDAAWVATGYILASVITMPLNGWLTAYFGRKKFYAGCILIFTVASFLCGTATNIWQLVVYRVIQGFGGGALQPTAQAIMFETFPPAQRGSAMAIFGLGAMVGPALGPILGGYIVDNASWQLIFYINLPIGLIAFLMTNAFIPNPHYLSKPKGGLDWLGLGLLSSGLASLQYVLERGQHDDWWSSGTITLLAVVSAVTLTWFVVKTVRDKHPLVDLKVFRYRTFTVGNILMTIVGFGLFGTSLIMPLFFQTVMGMTAFDTGMALLPGAVATAICMIIVGRLMNFIDPRVLGGLGMVLFAWSCWALGGLNEQAGVGDVFMPRLVQGFAMGLLFVPLTTVMLGAIPREEMAGATGVSLLLRQLGGSLGIAALTTLLARETAIAWNVLAGGVTRTHGQSTMVLTQLVAQSSSVIAYDYLFRVSAIVFIVALPLVYFMRAPRAVRDAQAAAKKSGGAMPAMAMAE is encoded by the coding sequence GTGACCGAGCGCAAGACGTCGCCATTCCTGATCAGCCTGACCGTCATGCTCGGGATGATCATGGCCATCATCGACGCGACGATCGTCAACGTCGCGCTGGCGACGATCGCGGGGAACCTGGGCGCTTCGATCGACGACGCGGCGTGGGTTGCGACCGGCTACATCCTGGCCAGCGTCATCACCATGCCGCTCAACGGCTGGCTGACGGCGTACTTCGGCCGCAAGAAGTTCTACGCCGGCTGCATCCTGATCTTCACCGTCGCCTCGTTCTTGTGCGGCACGGCGACGAACATCTGGCAGCTGGTCGTCTACCGCGTGATCCAAGGCTTCGGCGGCGGCGCGCTGCAGCCGACGGCGCAGGCGATCATGTTCGAGACGTTCCCGCCCGCGCAGCGCGGCAGCGCGATGGCGATCTTCGGCTTGGGCGCGATGGTCGGCCCGGCGCTCGGCCCGATCCTGGGCGGCTACATCGTCGACAACGCGAGCTGGCAGCTGATCTTCTACATCAACTTGCCGATCGGCTTGATCGCGTTCCTGATGACCAACGCCTTCATCCCCAACCCGCACTACTTGAGCAAACCGAAGGGCGGTCTGGATTGGCTGGGCCTGGGCCTGCTCTCGAGCGGCTTGGCATCACTGCAGTACGTCCTCGAGCGCGGTCAGCACGACGACTGGTGGAGCTCCGGCACCATCACGCTGCTGGCCGTCGTCTCGGCCGTCACGCTGACCTGGTTCGTCGTCAAGACGGTTCGCGACAAGCACCCGTTGGTCGACCTGAAGGTCTTCCGCTATCGCACCTTCACGGTCGGCAACATCTTGATGACGATCGTCGGCTTCGGGTTGTTCGGGACCAGCTTGATCATGCCGCTGTTCTTCCAGACCGTGATGGGGATGACGGCCTTCGACACCGGGATGGCGCTCTTGCCGGGCGCAGTCGCGACCGCGATCTGCATGATCATCGTCGGCCGGCTGATGAACTTCATCGATCCGCGAGTCCTGGGCGGGCTCGGCATGGTGCTGTTCGCGTGGTCGTGTTGGGCGCTGGGCGGTCTCAACGAGCAGGCCGGGGTGGGTGACGTCTTCATGCCGCGGCTCGTGCAAGGCTTTGCGATGGGCTTGCTGTTCGTGCCCCTCACGACCGTCATGCTGGGCGCCATTCCGCGCGAGGAAATGGCCGGCGCGACCGGCGTCTCGCTGCTGCTGCGCCAGCTCGGCGGCAGCCTGGGCATCGCGGCCCTGACGACGCTGCTGGCGCGCGAGACCGCGATCGCCTGGAACGTCCTGGCCGGCGGCGTCACCCGGACACACGGTCAGTCGACGATGGTACTCACGCAGCTCGTCGCGCAATCGTCGTCGGTGATCGCCTACGACTACCTGTTCCGCGTCTCGGCGATCGTCTTCATCGTCGCGTTGCCGCTGGTGTACTTCATGCGCGCCCCGCGCGCGGTTCGCGACGCCCAAGCCGCCGCCAAGAAATCGGGCGGTGCGATGCCGGCGATGGCGATGGCCGAGTAG
- a CDS encoding extracellular solute-binding protein codes for MNRIWLAGLGALALTAAGAAPGRAADQTTIIALVSAVGNAAMREVAAMYERVHPDVHVQIVPGGAAVLVAQVEAGSGGDLITGGPEALAPLVTHHKIGSGVGIFSFHEVVLVRHGSTKVHSLRDLANPGMRLALGTTNSTIAAYSNEVLRKAAEQYGADFPKKVMANVIVTESTSTEIAAAVRSGLVEAAIGFSSDASDGVDAINVPAADDVITVDQVAPVNGSPHADAVAAFSTYLRGPEAQAAFRKHHLDAPH; via the coding sequence ATGAATCGAATCTGGCTCGCCGGTCTCGGCGCTCTCGCGCTCACTGCTGCCGGCGCCGCCCCGGGACGGGCGGCCGACCAAACGACGATCATCGCGCTGGTGTCCGCGGTCGGCAACGCGGCGATGCGCGAGGTCGCGGCGATGTACGAACGCGTCCACCCGGACGTGCACGTGCAAATCGTCCCCGGCGGTGCCGCGGTGCTGGTGGCACAAGTGGAGGCGGGCTCCGGCGGCGACCTCATCACCGGCGGCCCGGAGGCGCTCGCGCCGCTCGTGACGCACCACAAGATCGGGTCCGGGGTGGGCATCTTCTCGTTCCACGAGGTCGTCCTCGTGCGCCACGGTTCGACCAAGGTGCACTCCCTGCGCGATCTCGCCAATCCCGGCATGCGACTCGCGCTCGGAACGACGAACTCGACGATCGCGGCCTATTCGAACGAGGTGCTGCGGAAAGCCGCCGAGCAATACGGCGCGGATTTCCCGAAGAAGGTGATGGCGAACGTCATCGTGACCGAGTCGACGTCCACCGAAATCGCCGCGGCCGTGCGGAGCGGTCTGGTCGAGGCCGCGATCGGCTTCAGCTCCGACGCCTCCGACGGGGTCGACGCGATCAACGTGCCGGCCGCGGACGACGTCATCACGGTCGATCAGGTGGCGCCCGTGAACGGCTCGCCGCACGCCGACGCGGTGGCGGCGTTCTCCACGTATCTGCGCGGCCCGGAGGCGCAAGCGGCGTTCCGCAAGCACCACCTCGACGCACCGCACTGA
- a CDS encoding alpha/beta hydrolase — protein MNRTRFIGTTVGALAASAIPLAADASETDIALQTPTGSIAGTLTLPSDGPCPVVLIVAGSGPVDRNGNSGPIRADTYALLAAALAARGIASVRYDKRGVAGSAAAATSEAALRFETYIDDAAAWLRLLDADHRFTRVVLAGHSEGAMVGLVAVQHAPAAAYVSLEGPGRPIPTVLREQLEPKLPPDLYAKADAITTALQAGKTVDNVPPELWSLFRTSVQPYLISWFRYVPADEIAKVRIPTTIVQGTADVQVSMVDANALAKAQPAAKLDVIDGMNHMLKHAPDTSSQAAILAGYTDASLPIVPQAVDAVASAAG, from the coding sequence ATGAATCGTACGAGGTTCATCGGGACGACCGTCGGCGCGCTGGCGGCGAGCGCGATTCCGCTCGCCGCCGACGCGAGCGAAACGGACATCGCGCTGCAGACGCCGACCGGATCGATCGCCGGTACGCTCACGCTGCCATCGGACGGTCCCTGTCCGGTCGTGTTGATCGTCGCCGGCTCGGGACCGGTCGACCGCAACGGGAACAGCGGACCGATTCGCGCCGACACGTACGCCCTGCTGGCGGCCGCGCTCGCGGCGCGCGGCATCGCGTCCGTCCGGTACGACAAGCGCGGCGTCGCCGGCAGCGCCGCGGCGGCGACGAGCGAAGCGGCGCTCCGGTTCGAGACGTACATCGACGACGCCGCGGCGTGGTTGCGTTTGCTGGACGCGGACCATCGGTTCACGCGCGTCGTGCTGGCCGGCCACAGCGAGGGCGCCATGGTCGGCCTGGTGGCCGTTCAACACGCGCCGGCCGCCGCGTACGTGAGCCTGGAGGGTCCCGGCCGCCCGATCCCCACCGTTCTGCGCGAGCAGCTCGAGCCGAAACTGCCGCCCGACCTCTACGCGAAGGCCGACGCGATCACCACGGCGCTCCAAGCGGGCAAGACCGTCGACAACGTGCCGCCCGAACTCTGGTCGCTGTTCCGGACGTCCGTGCAGCCCTATCTCATCTCGTGGTTCCGCTACGTTCCCGCCGACGAGATCGCCAAGGTGCGCATCCCGACGACGATCGTGCAGGGGACGGCCGACGTGCAGGTGTCGATGGTCGACGCGAACGCGCTGGCGAAGGCGCAGCCGGCGGCCAAGCTCGACGTGATCGACGGGATGAACCACATGCTCAAGCACGCCCCCGATACGTCCTCGCAAGCGGCGATCCTCGCCGGCTACACCGACGCGAGCTTGCCGATCGTCCCGCAAGCCGTCGACGCCGTCGCGAGCGCCGCCGGCTAG